In the genome of Triplophysa dalaica isolate WHDGS20190420 chromosome 17, ASM1584641v1, whole genome shotgun sequence, the window AGGACAAGATCAGATGTCTAGAAATGCAACTCGATGTTagtgtgcatttattttcattattttaaattaaaaccattaataaaacactcaagagTCTGGAAGACTAAGGGAAATGTTTGTGCATATATGGGTGTGTTACTGTGGCAGTATCTGGACTGATCGTGTAGAAACTGTCACACAATCTCTAGTGAAAGACAAATCATGGACGATGACAAGATCAGTCTGTtgacacacatactgtacactacACACATGTATTCACATCCTTCCATTAGCTGGAGAGACCAGCTCCATGATCTTTGCATTGAGTTTCTGATTGGTCCAGTCTTTTGTGATGTCATCTAAATGGCTGTCGAAATCCACCAAGAGTGCCTGATCCCCAGAAGTGAAGAGCTGCTGAGCTACTGAAGACGTCTCCTCCCACTGACGGAGCATtattctacacacacacacaggtcattAACATGTGAATATGAAGTCTTATTAAACACAGAAATGTGTGCGTTGACATTTGCTGCTTACGTGTGTTTGTCTTTGAGAGTCCAGCGGGCGTCTTTACGCTCATACATGACGATAGGAGGCACACGGCAGCCCGGAAACATCTTCTCTCCATCAATCTGACACAAAGAGTTTTCCCTTCAATTAAAAACTAACCCTTTCACAGGCACTTTTGCACCTGTTACAAACACTTAACTCACCATGAGTAAGACAGCATTGTGACACTGTTCTGAGATCTTGTCTGCGATCTTGAAAGCATAAGGTGTCGGGCTGAAACACAATCACACTGAATATAGACGTTCAATCAACTCAGgtaagaaaaaaagatgaaggAATACCTGCTGTCAGATACACAAGCATTAGCCTGATAATATCCCACAATCCTCTGCTGTGTCTGCAAACACCAAACATCCACCTGTGGCGCAAGAAgtcatgtttattgtgttatgaATCTGTGATCAAACTGATGACAGACATAATGAAATACATGACCAGTGCTgcactacacaacacaaaataaaaatacactgcAGCACTCATCCGTCACCAATATATCTTATAGAGTAATGTTGTGTAGTTACAGGTGTGTTGTGTTACCTGTGTGAGCGCGAGCTGTGTGATGGGAGTGagtgacaggtgtgtgtgtagcAGTGGCACACAGTCGGTGACGCACACAGCAGCGCCTCCTGCAGGACTGGAGGATAACAGCAGTCCATTAACACTGCAGCGGGGAAACTGACTGGCGTGCAGGTACATCTTCACATAAGCCAAACACGACAACTCCACCTCAGCCatctcacaaaaacacacacagtcaaaaGTATTTCAATGATTGTCAAGGCCAAATGGGTGTTTGTGTTGTAATATCATTCAAGAACAAACTTATGTCCATAGAAGTCCATGTGTCGTGTTAAGATTGACGTACGGCGACAGTAACATgacacaatatataaaaaataacacatatgACAGAGTAAAAACATCTAATGATATCTCACAAACCAGCAATACAATAAATGCTTtgattatttaaacaatatgacGTGAACAATCTACACAATACTAGTACAGTAAACACCCTAAAAACTGAAAGAAGGAAGCACTCGATGTAAAAGTGAACAATAAACTGTGACTGATCGATTCAAACATGTCACATCACTGAATGAACTTCATTAAAGTCATTATCAAACGATTGTGTGCAAGCAGAAATGCGAACCATATGAGTAAATACACGCGCGTCTTTACCTTTATATTGATTCTCTTTGTGCACAAGTCAAACACATTAAATCAGTTTATATCATCGGTTTGAGTCAAATGAACAGACGACCACAGCTGAGAGTGACGCGTATCCGGTTCTTCTTCTTTGTGGGTGTTTGTCCTCTGACGCATCTGTTGTGTTACTGCCACCAGCAGGAAATgagcgcacacgcacgcacacacacaccaaaggCTAAAACAACTCGAAATACATGCGAAtccttataaaaatataaaaaaggcaCGAATCTTCTCAGTTTCccattttattctttctttctttctttctttctttggtttAATGGCGGTTGGCAAACCAGCTGTTGGTGCATATCCGCCACCTATTGGGATGGAGTGTGAACACCATGGAGGAGGAAGTGGATATTACTACCagacttaataataataataataataataaaaaagatttacaaCCTTAAATTCTGT includes:
- the emc9 gene encoding ER membrane protein complex subunit 9, whose amino-acid sequence is MAEVELSCLAYVKMYLHASQFPRCSVNGLLLSSSPAGGAAVCVTDCVPLLHTHLSLTPITQLALTQVDVWCLQTQQRIVGYYQANACVSDSSPTPYAFKIADKISEQCHNAVLLMIDGEKMFPGCRVPPIVMYERKDARWTLKDKHTIMLRQWEETSSVAQQLFTSGDQALLVDFDSHLDDITKDWTNQKLNAKIMELVSPANGRM